The proteins below are encoded in one region of Grus americana isolate bGruAme1 chromosome 25, bGruAme1.mat, whole genome shotgun sequence:
- the RABIF gene encoding guanine nucleotide exchange factor MSS4: MAATCAEMEPAAAPPPSPPPPAAAPGSAELVCAQGRNLKAVLCQRCGSRVLLPGAATFARRELLLPAMRKKAAAAAAGGGGDVVREHWLVRDMFSFENVGFTRDVGNVKFLVCADCEAGPIGWHCLDDKDSFYVALERVAHE; encoded by the exons ATGGCGGCGACCTGCGCCGAGATGGAGCCGGCGGCGGcgcctcctccctctcctccgcctcccgccgccgcaCCGGGCTCGGCCGAGCTGGTGTGCGCGCAGGGCCGGAACCTGAAGGcggtgctgtgccagcgctgcgGCTCCCGGGTGCTGCTGCCCGGCGCCGCTACCTTCGCCCGCCGTGAG ctcctcctgcccgccATGAGGAagaaggcggcggcggcggcagcgggcggcggcggggacgtGGTGCGGGAGCACTGGCTGGTGCGCGACATGTTCTCCTTCGAAAACGTGGGCTTCACCCGCGACGTGGGCAACGTCAAGTTCCTGGTGTGCGCCGACTGCGAGGCGGGGCCCATCGGCTGGCACTGCCTCGACGACAAGGACAGTTTCTACGTGGCGCTGGAGCGCGTGGCCCACGAGTGA